In the Pirellulales bacterium genome, ATAGATGTCCAACAGCGCGGCATGCGGCGGCTGCGGCGAAAGCTTGATCGAGCCCGCGCCGGCGGGCAAAAGCAGCGTCTCGCCCAGCCGCAGCGGCCGCATGGCCGGGTCGCCATCCTCGGTGACCGATCCTTCGATCACGGACAGAATATGGAACCGATTGTCGCCGCCAATTTCGCGCGGCAGGGCGATGTCCCAGCGGTCGAGGATGAATTTGTCGCAGGCCGTCAGGCGCGTAACCTGTGGCCGATCGGTCGCCACCGGCGTGGCCGGCATCACCGGGCCGCGGTCGAAGTCGATCACGTCGAGCGCCTGTTGGACATGCAGCGGACGCGGCTTGCCGTCTGGGCCAACGCGGTTCCAATCGAACAGCCGATACGTCGTGTCGCTCGATTGCTGGATTTCGGCGATGAGCAAGCCGGCGCCGAGCGCGTGAACCGTGCCCGCGGGAAGCAGGATGCAATCGCCGACTCGCGGCTCGAAGCGATTCAAGCACAGTTCGCAAGTGCCGCGGGCCAATTCTCGCTCC is a window encoding:
- a CDS encoding type I phosphomannose isomerase catalytic subunit; translation: MQTLPPLRLEPIFRRYIWGGRRLGTVLGKPIGPEADYAESWEVVDHGADQSRVAAGALAGMTLHEIVGEHGAELFGRHAPPVNFPLLFKFLDAQTTLSVQVHPNDTQAARLNPPDAGKTEAWVVLAAEPGSVIYAGLKSGFDRPALERELARGTCELCLNRFEPRVGDCILLPAGTVHALGAGLLIAEIQQSSDTTYRLFDWNRVGPDGKPRPLHVQQALDVIDFDRGPVMPATPVATDRPQVTRLTACDKFILDRWDIALPREIGGDNRFHILSVIEGSVTEDGDPAMRPLRLGETLLLPAGAGSIKLSPQPPHAALLDIYLP